A region from the uncultured Macellibacteroides sp. genome encodes:
- a CDS encoding nucleoside kinase, with protein sequence MAETITIYCKNNNMYKDVPLGSTLLDIYAAVGSPLVHRPMNARVNNKVEGLTFRCYYPKDVEFIDYTQLSGLRTYVRSLCFIFSKAVHDVLPTATLNLEHPVSKGYFCKIHNGKSIDHQTIEKIRTRMREIIDSDIPFRFKNTRTSDAVKLFHERGLYDKELLVETTGMPYTMYYDLDGYINYFYGCLTPSTGYIQLFDIVPYFDGVLLRIPKRSNPMELEPVIQQDKMFQAYKEHLTLLETVGLSNVGDLNVAIRKGLTPEIIMVSEAMQEKAVAKIAEEIAGRFKDGVRVVLISGPSSSGKTTFCKRLQIQLITNLIHPVSISLDDYFLNREHTPKDEKGEYDFESLYALDLPYFNSDLQKVIDGEEVELPTFSFETGSRMYKGNKLKMEKNSMLIIEGIHALNPELTPTIDDRYKYKVYVSALTSISLDNHNWIPTTDNRLLRRIVRDYRFRGYSAKETIARWESVRKGEDKWIFPFQENADAMFNSAMLYELAALRKYAEPILMEVMEIEEENAEAYRLIRFLRYFNYIHETELPATSLLREFLGGSSFRY encoded by the coding sequence ATGGCCGAAACGATCACAATCTACTGTAAGAATAACAATATGTATAAAGATGTCCCCCTTGGTTCTACCTTGCTGGATATTTATGCCGCAGTAGGAAGTCCGCTTGTACATCGCCCGATGAACGCCCGTGTGAACAATAAAGTGGAAGGACTTACCTTCAGGTGTTATTACCCTAAGGATGTTGAATTTATAGATTATACCCAATTGTCTGGATTACGTACTTATGTACGTTCGCTGTGTTTTATTTTTTCCAAAGCAGTACACGATGTATTGCCAACGGCAACTCTTAATCTGGAACATCCTGTTTCCAAAGGGTATTTTTGTAAGATACACAACGGGAAATCGATCGATCATCAGACTATTGAGAAGATCAGAACGAGAATGCGGGAGATAATTGATTCCGATATTCCTTTCCGGTTTAAGAATACCCGGACTTCCGATGCCGTTAAGCTGTTTCATGAAAGGGGGTTGTACGATAAAGAGCTTTTAGTGGAAACAACCGGGATGCCTTATACCATGTACTACGATTTAGACGGGTATATCAATTATTTCTACGGTTGTCTGACACCTTCTACAGGATATATTCAGTTGTTTGATATTGTCCCTTATTTCGACGGGGTCCTTTTGCGTATTCCAAAACGTTCCAATCCCATGGAGCTTGAACCGGTAATACAACAAGATAAAATGTTTCAGGCCTATAAGGAGCATCTTACTTTGCTTGAGACAGTAGGGTTAAGTAATGTAGGCGATTTAAACGTAGCCATCCGTAAAGGCTTAACTCCGGAGATTATCATGGTATCTGAAGCCATGCAGGAGAAGGCTGTAGCTAAGATTGCCGAAGAAATTGCAGGTCGTTTCAAAGACGGTGTGCGTGTGGTACTTATTTCGGGACCGTCGTCGTCGGGTAAAACCACTTTCTGTAAACGGCTTCAGATTCAGCTTATCACCAACCTGATTCATCCTGTCAGTATTTCGCTGGACGATTATTTTCTGAACAGAGAGCATACTCCAAAGGATGAGAAAGGAGAGTATGACTTCGAGTCGCTTTACGCGCTTGACCTTCCGTATTTTAACAGCGATCTTCAAAAAGTAATCGACGGGGAGGAAGTGGAACTTCCTACCTTTAGTTTTGAAACCGGATCGCGGATGTATAAAGGCAATAAACTGAAAATGGAGAAAAACTCTATGCTTATTATTGAAGGAATACATGCCCTTAATCCTGAGTTAACACCTACGATCGACGATCGCTACAAGTATAAAGTGTATGTTTCGGCGTTGACTTCCATTTCGCTGGATAACCATAACTGGATTCCTACCACAGACAACCGTTTGTTAAGGAGAATTGTCCGCGACTACCGTTTCCGGGGGTATTCGGCCAAAGAAACCATTGCCCGTTGGGAGAGTGTGCGGAAAGGCGAAGATAAATGGATTTTTCCTTTCCAGGAGAATGCGGACGCAATGTTTAACAGTGCCATGCTCTACGAGTTGGCGGCTTTGAGAAAATATGCAGAACCAATCCTTATGGAAGTAATGGAAATAGAAGAAGAGAACGCGGAGGCTTACCGCTTGATTCGTTTTCTGCGTTACTTTAATTATATCCACGAAACAGAACTTCCCGCCACCTCGTTGTTACGAGAATTTTTGGGAGGCAGCAGCTTCCGTTATTAA
- a CDS encoding Na/Pi cotransporter family protein, producing the protein MDYSFFDFLTLIGSLGLFLYGMKIMSEGLQKVAGDKMRSILSAMTSNRFTGVLTGVLITGLIQSSSATTVMVVSFVNAGLLSLAQSIGVIMGANVGTTVTAWIISLFGFKVDISAFAIPLIGLSIPLIFSEKSRRKSIGEFLMGFAFLFMGLDYLKDSVPDLQSNPQILAFLQNYTSMGYASLFIFLGIGTLLTIIVQSSSATVAITLIMCTKGWIPYDMAAAMILGENIGTTITANLAAIPANVSAKRAAIAHLLFNVFGVLWVMALFYPFTQMVSWIVTNYGPGDPHQITEFLKGLDSRTVSLITSNTELSDPKLIALQKQLLTLQISVSYGLSLFHTMFNITNICIMIWFVKLYVYVCSALIKPKTTEEEEEFQLRYIPSGILSTAELSLMQAKKEIAVYGERTYRMLGMVKDLFYEKNEDNFLKIYSRIEKYESISDRMEVEIANYLTFVSEGRLSSESKEEIRTMLRAVTEIESIADSCNNLARAIRRRNEGKGEFTEGLNHNMDQMFAIVDQAIKEMNVVLHKAEVVHDDINVSYNIENEINNYRNQLKIKNMEDINLKQYDYQVGVYYMDMVAECEKLGDYVINVVQAVVEKKI; encoded by the coding sequence ATGGACTATTCATTTTTTGACTTTCTGACGCTTATCGGCTCACTGGGTTTATTCCTGTACGGAATGAAAATAATGAGCGAAGGGCTTCAGAAAGTCGCAGGGGATAAAATGCGTTCTATCCTATCTGCAATGACTTCCAACCGTTTTACAGGAGTTCTTACAGGTGTTTTAATTACAGGGCTAATACAGTCTTCTAGTGCTACAACCGTCATGGTTGTAAGTTTTGTAAACGCGGGGCTTCTTTCTCTGGCCCAATCCATAGGTGTAATTATGGGGGCCAATGTTGGAACCACTGTTACTGCCTGGATTATTTCTCTTTTTGGATTCAAAGTAGACATAAGTGCTTTTGCCATTCCTCTAATCGGACTAAGCATTCCGCTTATTTTTTCAGAGAAAAGCCGGCGAAAGTCGATTGGAGAGTTTTTAATGGGTTTCGCTTTCCTGTTTATGGGATTGGACTATTTAAAGGATTCTGTCCCTGACTTACAAAGCAATCCTCAGATTCTCGCCTTTCTTCAGAACTACACCTCCATGGGGTATGCCTCTCTTTTTATTTTTCTTGGCATAGGAACTCTGCTTACCATCATTGTTCAATCATCCAGTGCAACCGTTGCCATTACGCTAATTATGTGTACAAAGGGTTGGATTCCGTATGATATGGCTGCAGCAATGATATTAGGCGAAAACATTGGGACCACCATTACAGCCAATTTGGCTGCAATACCGGCAAATGTTTCAGCAAAAAGAGCGGCAATAGCTCATTTATTGTTTAATGTATTTGGCGTACTCTGGGTAATGGCTCTTTTCTATCCTTTTACCCAAATGGTTTCGTGGATCGTTACAAATTATGGCCCGGGCGATCCGCATCAGATTACCGAGTTTCTTAAGGGTTTAGATTCCAGAACTGTTTCTCTTATTACCTCCAACACAGAATTGAGTGATCCGAAGCTGATTGCATTGCAAAAACAGCTGCTTACGTTGCAGATATCCGTGTCCTATGGTCTTTCTTTATTTCACACCATGTTTAATATAACCAATATTTGTATTATGATATGGTTTGTCAAGCTATATGTATATGTTTGCTCTGCCCTCATTAAACCTAAAACAACCGAAGAAGAAGAGGAGTTTCAATTACGATACATCCCTTCCGGTATTCTTTCAACTGCCGAGCTTTCGCTGATGCAGGCAAAAAAAGAAATTGCTGTATACGGAGAGCGGACTTACCGGATGCTTGGTATGGTGAAAGACCTTTTTTACGAGAAAAATGAAGATAATTTTCTGAAAATTTACAGCCGGATTGAAAAATATGAAAGTATTAGCGACCGGATGGAAGTAGAAATTGCAAATTATCTTACTTTTGTTTCAGAAGGCAGGTTGAGTTCGGAAAGTAAAGAAGAAATCCGCACCATGTTACGTGCTGTTACCGAAATAGAAAGTATTGCAGATTCATGCAATAATCTAGCTCGTGCAATAAGACGCCGTAACGAAGGAAAGGGCGAATTCACCGAAGGATTGAATCACAACATGGATCAGATGTTTGCCATTGTTGATCAGGCTATCAAAGAAATGAACGTGGTTCTGCACAAAGCGGAAGTAGTTCATGATGACATCAATGTTTCTTACAATATTGAAAACGAGATTAACAACTATCGCAATCAGCTAAAGATCAAAAACATGG